The following proteins are co-located in the Legionella busanensis genome:
- a CDS encoding MHYT domain-containing protein, translating to MLMDFFQLSSIPDNQIQGVYSLPLVILSYLVAVGASYVALDIANRVRDIGASFTNKLRWILGGAFAMGAGIWSMHFIGMLAFIMPMPMAYDPFLTGLSMIIAIIASGIAFLLLQNKKVKINALALGGIILGLSIASMHYVGMAAMLGMEIRYLPSLFLLSIVVAIIASEAALYLAIKSSQLSTIKAKVRLKVSSALVMGAAICGMHYIGMEAAIFTPEANHVHTSHAVNHNILATSIAVVTIVIMGIALIISSLQAKLHANSVEMARKAGMAEVASNVLHNVGNALNSVNVSAALITDHLKNINIQNLIDLNSLISKHEQNLGEFITADPKGSKIPMFLNKMAEYWHSEFEAAKNELNQLNENVQHIKNIIVAQQKLSGVVNFEELVNIEDVIEVALVMVSINFKRHNINIDKDYAKLQPVYIDKSKLTQILINLIDNAKQSLLASSQNDKTITIRLGLINESQFYIEIIDNGLGITAQNLTRIFQHGFTTKNNGHGFGLHASAIAAAEMRGTLKASSEGKGKGATFKIAFPYKIGKDFSLERTREEYV from the coding sequence ATGTTAATGGATTTTTTCCAACTTTCATCGATACCAGATAACCAAATACAAGGTGTTTACAGTTTACCTTTGGTTATCCTTTCCTATTTAGTTGCAGTTGGCGCTTCTTATGTCGCGCTTGATATTGCTAATCGGGTACGGGATATTGGCGCCTCTTTTACTAATAAGCTTCGATGGATTTTAGGTGGAGCTTTCGCCATGGGTGCGGGTATTTGGTCAATGCACTTTATTGGCATGCTTGCGTTTATCATGCCTATGCCTATGGCCTATGATCCATTTCTGACTGGCTTATCAATGATAATTGCTATCATTGCTTCCGGCATTGCCTTTTTGCTATTGCAAAATAAAAAAGTCAAAATAAACGCGCTCGCACTGGGTGGAATAATACTAGGTTTATCGATTGCCTCAATGCATTATGTGGGCATGGCTGCTATGTTAGGCATGGAAATACGATATCTACCAAGCCTTTTCTTGCTTTCCATTGTTGTAGCGATTATTGCCTCTGAGGCTGCTTTATATTTAGCTATAAAAAGTTCGCAATTATCCACTATAAAGGCGAAAGTGCGTTTAAAGGTTAGTAGTGCCCTCGTCATGGGGGCGGCTATTTGTGGGATGCATTATATCGGTATGGAAGCTGCTATTTTTACACCGGAGGCTAATCATGTTCATACAAGCCATGCGGTTAATCATAATATATTAGCTACTAGTATTGCGGTTGTCACTATTGTGATTATGGGTATTGCCCTTATTATTTCTAGCTTGCAAGCCAAATTACATGCTAACTCAGTCGAAATGGCACGCAAAGCTGGCATGGCAGAAGTAGCTTCTAACGTGCTTCATAATGTAGGAAATGCTTTAAACAGTGTTAATGTCTCCGCAGCACTAATTACCGATCATTTGAAAAATATCAATATACAAAATTTAATAGATTTAAATAGCTTAATTAGTAAGCATGAGCAAAATTTAGGTGAATTTATAACTGCTGATCCTAAGGGCTCAAAAATACCCATGTTTTTAAATAAAATGGCTGAGTATTGGCATAGTGAATTTGAAGCGGCTAAAAATGAATTAAATCAATTAAATGAAAATGTTCAGCATATAAAAAATATTATTGTAGCGCAGCAAAAATTAAGTGGCGTTGTCAACTTCGAAGAGCTAGTTAATATTGAAGATGTTATTGAAGTAGCACTAGTTATGGTAAGCATCAATTTTAAGCGACATAATATTAATATTGACAAAGATTATGCGAAGCTGCAACCAGTCTATATTGATAAGTCTAAATTAACTCAGATCTTAATAAATTTAATTGATAATGCTAAGCAATCTCTTTTAGCTTCTAGCCAAAATGATAAAACTATTACTATACGTCTAGGATTGATAAATGAATCTCAATTTTATATTGAAATTATTGATAATGGCCTGGGTATTACTGCACAAAATTTAACTAGAATTTTTCAGCACGGTTTCACTACTAAGAACAATGGTCATGGATTTGGTTTACATGCTAGTGCTATAGCTGC